A DNA window from Rhipicephalus microplus isolate Deutch F79 unplaced genomic scaffold, USDA_Rmic scaffold_182, whole genome shotgun sequence contains the following coding sequences:
- the LOC119163184 gene encoding putative nuclease HARBI1: MNSHKRQFLALAAVLLANADDDDILHQAAKRHKKESAAKKEPGTPSKLLLVTRLNAGPQDYRDLLSVSREQFLHLMSRVRMGIIRDKTVANRHVSTQTRLQVTLRYLTSGELPESLRNQFKLGSADVGALIQKTCNVIYKELKDDFMRAPKSEDDWKEVARVFKDKCSIPNCIGALGGRHVVMKAPAKCRAAYTNYKNSFSLILFAVVDANGKFIYTDVGAAGAKGGNDVWQMTALQRAICSNKAQLPEAIKVENSPDILLPPVFIADDTLPLEKHVMKPFIGSNLTTEKRWFNHRLSRVHEVMNDAFGAMESRFGCLRTVIQEKPERVAAIVNAACVLHNFLGNSGPSPAGASAKASSSSNPTELFFGFPSSCGNISVDGSATRDVLTAFFNSS, from the exons ATGAATTCGCACAAGCGCCAGTTCCTAGCATTGGCGGCGGTTCTCTTGGCGAACGCGGATGATGACGATATTTTGCACCAAGCTGCGAAGCGGCACAAGAAGGAGAGCGCGGCCAAGAAGGAGCCCGGCACACCGAGCAAGCTGCTCCTTGTCACTCGGCTAAACGCTGGTCCGCAAGACTACAGAGACCTGCTCTCCGTGAGCAGGGAGCAGTTCTTGCACCTCATGTCCCGTGTGCGTATGGGCATCATCAGGGACAAGACTGTCGCCAACCGTCACGTATCGACGCAGACGAGGCTGCAAGTGACGCTCCGTTATCTGACGTCTG GAGAGTTGCCCGAGTCGCTGAGGAATCAGTTCAAGCTTGGAAGTGCAGACGTGGGCGCCCTCATCCAAAAGACGTGCAACGTAATTTACAAGGAACTGAAGGACGACTTCATGAGAGCACCGAAGAGCGAAGATGACTGGAAGGAAGTAGCGAGAGTTTTCAAAGACAAGTGTAGCATTCCAAACTGCATTGGTGCGCTCGGTGGAAGGCACGTGGTCATGAAGGCGCCGGCGAAGTGCCGGGCAGCCTACACGAACTACAAGAACTCGTTTAGCCTGATTCTCTTCGCTGTCGTCGATGCCAACGGGAAGTTCATCTACACGGATGTGGGTGCAGCCGGAGCAAAGGGTGGCAATGACGTGTGGCAGATGACAGCCCTACAAAGAGCCATATGCAGCAACAAGGCCCAGCTACCAGAAGCCATCAAGGTGGAAAACTCTCCTGACATCCTTCTGCCACCAGTGTTCATAGCAGACGACACGTTGCCCCTTGAAAAACACGTGATGAAGCCCTTCATAGGATCCAATCTCACAACAGAGAAAAGATGGTTCAATCACAG GTTATCTAGAGTCCACGAGGTTATGAACGACGCCTTCGGGGCGATGGAAAGTCGTTTTGGGTGCCTCCGAACCGTCATCCAAGAGAAACCCGAGAGAGTCGCCGCCATTGTGAATGCAGCCTGTGTGCTGCACAACTTCTTGGGCAACAGCGGGCCTTCTCCTGCGGGTGCCAGTGCCAaggcaagcagcagcagcaaccccaCGGAGCTATTCTTCGGCTTCCCTTCGTCATGCGGAAACATTTCCGTGGACGGGTCTGCCACGAGAGACGTCTTAACGGCATTTTTCAACAGTAGCTGA